The Streptococcus marmotae genome contains the following window.
TCATCATTTGACGGCTGTCCTGTTCATCTTTTAGCATATTTTCTCCATTTCTTTTTACTAAAATAAAAAGGCTCTTTGTCAACTGTAGTGGGTAGATGTCAGCTAACATCTAGAGAGGACCAAGTTGGTCTTCTCTTTTTTGATATTGATGGCAATCAAAATCCGCTTTTTGAAGTTTTCATCTTCCGAAATCCAAAGGCATTTCGTTTAATGACTTTGATAAGATTATTGGTAGCTTCCAATTTAGCGTTGGAATAAGGCAATTCCAAAGCGTTTAAAACCTTGTCCTTATCCTTTAGAAACGTCTTAAATACCGTCTGGAAAATAGGGTTAACAGTGGCTATTTCTTGCTCAATTAGGTCAAAGAAATGATCTGAATTCTTCTCTTGGAAATGGAATAAAAGAAGTTGATAGAGTTCATAATGTTGTCGTAACTCATCTGAGTAGGATAGAAGCTTGTCTAAGATTTCCTTATTGGTCAAATGCATGCGAAAGGTTGGGCGATAAAACCGCTTGTCACTGAGTTTACGGCTATCTTGTTGTACCAGTTTCCAGTAGCGTTTGAGCGTCTTGTATTCATGCGATTTGCGGTCAAAAGCATTCATGATTTGGGTACGGACACGGTTCATAGCACGGCTGAGATGTTGCACAACGTGGAAGCGATCAAGCACTATTTTGGCATTCGGAAAAAGCTTCTTAGCGAGGGCGTAATAGGGGCTAAACATGTCCATAGTGATGATTTTAACGCGGTTTCTGACCTTTCTAGGGTATCTCAGAAAGTGATTTCGGATGGTTGCTTGCGTTCTAGCGATGATGTTATTTGTGTCAAAATCTTGAGCGATAAAGCTCATTTTCCCTTTCTTGAAGGCATACTCATCCCAGGATATGACTTCTGGAAGCTTACCCCAATCCGTTTCAAACTTAAACTCATTGAGTTTTCGAATAACTGTAGATGTTGAGATGGAAAGTCTGTGTGCGATATGTGTCATTGCTTGCTTTTCGATGAGTAATTGTGCGATTTTCTGGTTGACAGCGACAGAGATTTGATGGTTTTTCTTAACAATAGGAGTTTCAGCGACCGCTATTTTCCCACATTCCTTGCACTTGAAACGACGCTTTCGAAGGCGGATAAGTAGCGGGTAGCCAGCAGTTTCTAAGTAGGGGATTTTAGAGGCTTTCTGGAAGTCGTACTTAGCCATTTGTCCTTTGCAGGAAGGGCATTTAGGGGCTGTGTAATCCAAGTGACCGTGGAGTTCTAAGTGTGTTCCCATGTCGCATTCATTAGTGATAGTGATATTTTTGTCTTTCATTTTGAGAAAATTTGTGATAAGATTTAGTTGTTCCATATGAGTCTTTCTAAATGATAGTTTTGTCGCTTTTCATTATAGGTCATATGGAACTTTTTTTCTACACTGAAAAAGGCTCCATAATCTCTGTGGCGGGCGTACCCACTACAGATATTATAGAGCCAATAAAAAGAGAGAACTTCGTATGTTCTCTCACTTATTTATTATATGACGTATCTATTTTTTGTCTACGCAGTCGACATCCAAACAGACGTTCACATCAATGTACTTTTTTTGCACCTTTTTTATGTCAAAATCACTCTTTTCAATAAAGACAAAATGCTTGAAAAAGTGCTTAAAATAAAGGATTTTTACCCTTTGCTTCGTTGTAGCAACACTACGCACTCCACGTGATGTGTCTGCGGAAAGAGGTCAACGGGCTGAATCTTGCTAAGTTTGTAGCCTAGCTCTTCATAGTGTTTGACATCACGCGCAAGGGTTGCGACGTTACAGGACACGTAGACAATCTTGTCTGGATTCATCTGGCAACTCGCCTTGATAAAACTCTCGGTGAGACCTTTCCTTGGTGGGTCTACGAGAATGACAGTGGCTTGAACACCTTCTTGCACCCATTTAGCCATGGCTTTTTCAGCTGTGTCACAGACATAGTGAGCGTTTGAAATGCCATTTAGGGTTGCATTGCGCTGGCTATTTTCTACCGCTTGCGGTACAACTTCTACTCCATAGACCTTCTTGACATGCTTAGCAAAAGATAAGCCAATCGTTCCAATTCCAGAGTAGGCATCAACTACGGTATCATTTGGTGTAACATCCGCAAAATCAATAGCCGTTTGGTAAAGCTGCTCTGCCATTTCAGTATTGACTTGATAAAAGGAAGGAGCTGAGATTTCAAAGTGATTCCCCAGCATCTGATCTGTAATACAATCCTTACCATACAAGAGGCGGAATTCAGGACCAAAAATCACATTGGTAGCCCTATCATTGATATTTTGCATGATAGAGGTTATCTGTGGGAATTGATCTACCAAGAGCTCAATCAGTTGTTCTATGCGGAAAATCTTTGGTCGAGTTGTCACAAAAATCACCATGATTTCTCCAGAATAATGACCACGACGAACAATGACATTGCGTATCAGACCTGTTTTTTCTTGTTCGTCATAGGGTTTGATGTCAAATCTGCGTAGCAAATCACGTACAGCTAGAAGCACTTGGTCAATTTCTGGGTGTTGGATATAAAAATCCTCAATCGGCATCAAATCATGGGAATTTTTACGGAAAAAACCTGTTTCCAATTGACCATTCACACGGCGAACGGGTACTTGTGCCTTATTTCGATAAGCAACGGGGTTCCCCATACCAAGCGTTAAAGGAACTTCTATATCCTTGATACCAGCAATCTTATACAAACTATCTTTTACTTGCTTGGTTTTAAACTTTAACTGAGCTTCATAGGTCAAATGCCCCAAATCTGCAATCCCAGATCTGAGATAGGTCGCATCCATAGCCTCATTTCTGTCTGGTGATGTCGTCAACCGCTCTTCTACTTTTCCATAGCCGATTTTTTTAGTGACCTTAAGCACCCGCATCTGAATTTTTTCACCAGGTAAGGCATTCTCGACAAAAAAGACCAAGCCATCTATTTTGGCAACTCCTAGCCCTTCATGGCTTAAATCCACAATCTCTACTTCTACTACATCATTTTTTTGAATCATCTGTCTTCTTTCTATTCAACATTCTGCTCTTCTCATTGTTTTCTTTTCAAGATTGCACGTTTTAGTATTTCTTGACGAGAAACAAAAAGGTCAGAACAATTATTCCGACCTTTAGTATAGCATATTTTTTTCAAATAGAGAATTATCTCAAGCCTAGTTCACTTAAGCGATTCTGGTATTTTCCAAAATCGATTTTTAAGCCCAAACCACCATAAACATCGTACTCATCCACCCAATCTCCAATAGCTGGAATAGTTGTTTGCTCAATCCCATTTCGCGCATCAAGCGTTGCAAAAAGTCCATTCGTGACAATAAATGTTTGAGGAATATTGGTGGAGGTCAAGGCATAGACTTTTCCAAGTGCCTCTGCTCCTGTAAATAATTTAGTTGGGTCTTTCGCCTGAGTCATGATAGCTGCTAAAACTTGCTGCTGCCGCTTGGTTCTACCGAAATCTCCCTCATCATCTTTACGGAAACGGGCATAATTCAATAAGGTCCTACCGTCCATCTGCTGCAGACCAACCGAAATAGTTTGATTTGGCACAACGCCATTCTCCATTCTCAAATCGTCTGGCACATCTACTGATGAGACGGGCTGCCCATCAACCGTTGCGAATTGTGCGTCAATAGTAACTCCTTTAGGAAATAGGGTGTCAATGGCTGTTGCAAAGGTTGAAAAATCAACTAAGGCATAGTATTTCACATCAATGTCAAAATTTTCTTTCAAAACTTCACGAACATTTTCCGCACCTTGGTTGCCATTTTGTTCTCCAAAGGTATAGGCAACATTTAACTTGTAGTCATTGCCACCAATATCTATCAGAGTATCCCGCATGAAACTCACCAGCTTCACTTTTTTATCTCGATTATTGACATTCAACACCATGATAGAATCTGTTCGCGTCATGCTAGATGATTCACCGATTCGACCATCGGTACCCAAAATAAGGATGTTTACTCCATTAGCCGAGGATTGCCCAGCAAATCTTTCAGAAGCTGCTCTTTGCTCGACCGAGGCCATCCCCTTCACAAACATAAAACCCATGCCGACAAGTACTGCTAGAATCACAAGAAAAAGAACCAAGAAGAAGCGTTTTACCCGTCCTTTTTTCTTCTTTCGAACCTTCTTCGCTTTGGGAATGTCAATTGACCGAACCGTTGAGAAATACCGTCTTCTATGTGGATACGGTGGAAGAATATCATCCTCTGTTTCCACAAAATCGTCTTCAAAATCATCCTGCTCTTCTCTATACGGTTCCCAGTCTTCTACCCGTTCATCCTCTTCATATTCAGGAATATACGACTTTTTCCGTGACAAAAGCGGACGACCCGTCTCCCATTTATACTGTAAATAGGCCAATTCATTTCGTTCTTTGTCATTTAAATAATGAATATTTTTTTGTAAATAATCTAATCGTAATTCCTCATGATGAGTGAGGTTACTGTCCTGTTTTGCCATGGTATTTTCCTTTTACTGTGCCTGATAAATAAAATAATCTCCTAAAATTTTATACGTAATCCCTAAACTTGTCAATTCATCTAAAGCATAAGCTAGTAAATCTGGCTGAGTATGGGCCACATCAAGGATAAAAAAGTACTCACCTAAAGCTGTTTTAAGAGGCCGGCTTTCAATCTTCGTCAAATCAATGCCCCGCCAAGCAAAGACTGACATAGCCTTATAGAGGGCCCCTGGAAGATTGTCTGGCAGTGTCAGAGCAAGCGAACATTTTCTCATCCCTTGCACAAGCGGAAGAACCACAGTCCTATGACCTAGAATCCAAAAGCGTGTGAAATTTTGACTCATTTCCTGAATGTCTTGAGCGACAATGTGAAGGTCATATTCCTTAGCTGCTGCCTGTGGAGCAATGGCTGCATACGGCTGGTTTTTCTGCCTTGCAACAAACCGCGCCGCATAGGCTGTACTGGCTGTTGCTTCTAACCGTGCCTGCGGATAATGTTCCTCAATGTATTTTTTCCCCTGTGCGAGAGCTTGCGGATGCGAGTAAATCACCTGAATATCTTTCGAGGGTTCAGTTACCATTAACTGCTGAAAAATCGGTTGAACCACCTCTGCTACTGCCTGTAAGTCCGCCTGATGAAAGAGGTAGTCTATCGTCTCATGAACACTGCCTTCAATCGAATTTTCCACTGGAATGACCGAATAATCAACTTCTCCTTGCTCAACAGCTTTCATCACTTCTGTAATGGTATCATAGGACACTAATTCGTCTACAGGAAAAGCCTGCTGGGCTACCTGATGTGTAAAGGATCCTCTCGGACCTAAAAATGCTACATACATTCGATTATCCTTGCTATCTCTTCTGGGCTACGATTTTCTGTATGGATGATTAAATCAGACAAACCTTCATACAGTTTCATCCGGTTTTGATATATGCCATAAAATTCCTCTTTTGAATGGTTCAAAAAAATGGGGCGTTGGGAGAGGGTATCTTGCTTGATTCGATGATACAAAACCTCAAAAGAAGCAGTCAACAGAACATTGTATTTTTGATTTTGACGAAGTAAGTCCTGATTTTTTTCTGAGATGACTACGCCACCGCCCGTAGAGATGACACAATCTGTTTCCATTTCTAACAGTTCTTCTAAGGTTTCAGATTCGATCTTACGAAAGGCTGCTTCTCCTTCTCTTGCAAAAAAGTCTGCAATCGGCATGCCAATCTTTTCTTCAATAATCTTATCCATATCATAAAAGGGGCGCTGAATATGCTGGGAAACGGTTGTTTTCCCTACTCCCATAAATCCTAATAATACAATCGGCATCCTATTTTTCCTCTAATAATTTCTGCAAATCATCAAAGAAACTTGGGTAGCTCGTGTTGATGGCTTCGGCTCGCTCCAAGTGAACTTCTCCGTCTTGCACCAAGAGGCTAGCAATAGCTGTCATCATCCCAATGCGGTGGTCACCAAAGGTATTGATGGTCGCCCCATGAAGCGGCGTTTTCCCTTTGATAATCATGCCGTCATCTGTCGGTGTAATCGCTGCCCCCATGCTATTTAAGGCATTTGCTACTACCTGAATTCGGTCTGTTTCCTTGACCTTGAGCTCTTCAGCATCACGGATAATGGTTGTTCCATTTGCCTGTGTCGCTAAAAGAGCAATGATAGGCAATTCATCAATCAAGCGTGGGATGATTTCTCCAGCAATTTCTGTAGCTTGTAAATCTGATGTTTCTACTGTAATGGTAGCCGATTTAGCTCGCTCATCTACTTGACTCAGACTAATCTTTCCACCCATAGCCTCAATCACATCCAAAATTCCTGTTCTGGTTTCCGCTATCCCAACATTTTCTAGGATAATCCTTGCATTGGGCACAATAAGCCCAGCAACTAGCCAAAAGGCGGCACTTGAAATATCACCTGGCACCTGAACCTCTTGGGCTGTAAAGGTCTGACCACCTGTGATGCGGATTTCCTTACCCGATACCTCAATCTTACCGCCAAACTGACGAATCATATCTTCTGTGTGGTTTCTTGTCCGTTCTTTTTCGACAATAACAGACTCCCCTTCTGCTTGTAAGGCAGCAAAAAGCAGGGCTGATTTTACCTGTGCAGAAGCAACTGGCAGTTGATACTGAATGGGCTGAAGATTTTTCTTGCCTTTTATGGTCAGTGGTGGCAAATCTCGATCCGTCTGACCACTCATCTCGACCCCCATTTGTCGAAGGGGAATGCTCACCCGGTCCATAGGGCGTTTAGATAAACTATCATCGCCAAACATTTCTGCTTCAAAGGGCTGACCTGCTAAAACGCCTGAAATCAAGCGAATGGATGTCCCTGAATTTCCCATATCAAGAGGCTTTTGGGGAGCTTTTAACCCATGAAAGCCTACACCATGAATTTCCACAACCTCTCCCTTATCTTCAATCTCTACGCCCAACTCACGAAAGACCTGCATGGTGGAGAGAACATCTTCTCCCCGTAAGATGCCATAAACCTTGGTCACACCCTCTGCCAAACTTCCAAACATAATCGAGCGATGACTAATTGACTTATCACCAGGTACACGCAGTTTTCCAGTTAATTGACTTGCCTTTGTCTGTAATTGCATGATTGATCCCTTTCTTGTTTGTTTCATTATACCATAAAATCAGAAGCGACTTTCCTCTATGAAAACATATTCATGTTACAGCTTGAAGAAAAAGTCTTTTTATTGCCACCATCCTCATGTGCTTTCGGACATCAGCGACTTCCTTCGGAGTAAAATAATCCAGTGGATTATTTTAGCCTGAGCCCAGAAACAAAGGAGCGAGGATGACCGATTTCGATGAAATCACAACTTCTGTCTCACTCCCACTTTTAGCACGGCGATGGCGGCGGTATTATGCTCGCTACACTCGCAAATTTTCTAACCTTAAAACTACAGAAAATGAAATATCATTGTAATGTTTTTCTGAATTGTGAGGTTTGTCTACATTCTGAAACACATTCATATTACACTTTAGTGACAATGACTAGTCAAGTCTACCCAGACTAGCCACAACTTTTTCCTGAATAAAACGAGCAGATGCTGCTAACTTTTCTTCCTCTTCTGCTGTCAACTGCAACTGAATGCGCTCAATAATACCGGACCGTCCAACAATGGCTGGGTAGCTCAAATAAGTCTCTAAAGGCTCATAGTAGTGAGAAACTGGTAACTCTTCATGAGCATCTGATACGATGGCCAAAACAAGGCGAATCGTGCTACTTGCAATGCCATAGGAGGTAAATTTCTTACTATAAAAAACGGTATGCCCTCCCATAATAGCTGTTTTTTCCAAATCCGCTCGCTCCGTATCGCTGAGAAAATCACAGACAGCCTGCCCTTTTACCTTCACTTGACTCCAAGCTGTGAATTGGGAATTCCCATGTTCCCCTAAATTGTAGCCCTGCACACTTCTTGGATCAAGTGAAAAATATTGGCCAACTGCTCGCTTCATTCTAGCTGTATCTAACAAGGTTCCAGTTCCAATCACACGGTCCTTTGGTAGACCAGTATATTCTTGATAGAGACTGGTTACTACATCTACAGGATTGGAAATAACGACTAGAATTCCCTTAAAACCAACCGCTTTTAATTGCTGAGCTACTGCTGGAACTTCTTTTGCCGTAAAGGGAAGCTCGGCAAAGCGATCTGCCTGAGGATTGTCCTGCAAGGTGATATTGCCCAAGGCTGAAATCACGACGTCCGCATCTGCCAACGCCTGATAATCATTGACAAGGATAGTAGCATGATAGGGAAGATTTGCGGCTGCATCTGCAAAATCCATGGCTTCTGCAGCCATCTTTGCCTCATCCGTATCGATAAAAACATAATCATCAAATGCCCCTTGCGCAATCAAGCCATGTGCGACTGCAGCCCCAACATGTCCAAGTCCAATAATTCCTACTTTTCGTGCCATGTCCTCTTCCTCCTTTTGTGACCGTTATGCTCTGTTTAGTCAGTATTCTACCATATTTAAGGACAATTTTCATGGTTTTACCGTCTAGTAGTTGCCCCTATTTATCGCAATCTAGCGGGTTTACTTCCTATCTAAGCAGTTTTAAGCAAATCATTTTTTCAACCATAAACGAGTAAAATATGTGAATTTTCTGAAAAGTTTCTTTAAAAATCAACGAAATCGTGTTATAATAGGGATAATTTTGAGATGAAGGGGAATCATGATGGTATTTAATTTAGCAAGTGAAACAATTAGCATTGAGGAAATGCGTAGTTTTTCAAAATTAACAGGCCAAGCCCTAGCTGAAAAGAAAAAAAGAGACCAAGAATTAGAAGCCATTATCAAAGGAAAAGATGACCGTATCCTTCTTGTGATTGGTCCGTGCTCCTCTGACAACGAAGAAGCTGTTTTAGAGTATGCACACCGGCTAGCCGCCTTACAAGAGCAAGTGAAGGAGCGGATTTTCATGGTCATGCGGGTCTACACCGCTAAACCTCGAACCAATGGCGACGGCTATAAGGGCTTGGTTCACCAACCAGACGCCAAAGGCGAGCCAAATCTAATCAATGGGATTCGAGCTGTCCGCAATCTCCACTATCGGGTCATCACAGAAACCGGACTAACAACTGCAGACGAGATGCTCTATCCTGAAAATTTACCATTGGTGGATGATCTCGTCTCCTATGTTGCAATTGGGGCTCGTTCTGTAGAAGACCAGCAACACCGTTTCGTCGCCTCTGGCATTGATGTTCCAACAGGCATGAAAAATCCTACTTCAGGCAATCTCACGGTTCTCTTTAATGGAATCTACGCTGCTCAAGGAAGGCAAAATTTCCTGTTCAATGGCGCTGAAGTCAATACTTCAGGAAATCCCCTCGCTCACGCTATCCTACGAGGAGCTGTGAACGAGTCCGGCAAAAATATTCCCAACTACTACTATGATAATCTACTAGACACGATTGAACGCTATCAGCAAATGAAATTGGAAAATCCTTTTATTATCATAGATACCAACCATGATAATTCTGGGAAACAACATCTAGAACAAATCCGAATTGTCCGCCAAACATTGATTAACCGCGATTGGAATAACGCAATTCACCGTTTTGTACGTGGCTTCATGATTGAATCCTACTTAGAAGATGGACGACAAAACGAACCTGAAATCTTCGGCAAATCCATTACCGACCCCTGTCTCGGTTGGAAAAAGACAGAACAATTGGTACAAGAAATCTACGATACACTAGGAAAAAAGAAAGGAACAGCGTTATAGAGCTCCTCTACCCATACGCTGTGATATAGATAACATGGGAATTCATCAAAAAAGTGAAAAAATTGATTTAGCAACCGTTAAGGCCTTATCGAAACTTTCTGGAGAGTTTTTAGCCAAAAAGACCGAACGTGATCACGAACTCCACCAAATTATCACAGGACAAGACGACCGCCTTCTCCTCATTATTGGGCCTTGCTCGTCAGATAATGAAGAAGCTGTCCTCGATTATGCTCGTCGCCTTGCCCAACTACAAGAAGAAGTCAAGGATAAAATCTTCATCGTCATGCGAGTCTATACTGCAAAACCACGAACCAATGGAGAAGGTTATAAAGGACTGGTGCACCAACCAGATACTTCTAAATTACCAGACTTAATCAACGGTATTGCAGCGGTTCGCAACCTCCACTATCGGGTCATCACAGAAACTGGCTTGACAACCGCAGATGAAATGCTTTACTCGGCCAACTATCCTCTTGTAGATGATTTGGTATCCTATCACGCTATCGGCGCACGTTCGGTAGAAGACCAGGAACACCGCTTTGTCGCTTCTGGAATTGATGCACCTGTTGGCATGAAAAATCCAACTTCGGGCAATCTGACCGTCATGTTCAATGCAGTATATGCGGCTCAAAATCAACAAAACTTTATCTACCGTGATGCAGAAGTCGATACGGACGGAAATCCTCTAGCACACATTATCTTACGTGGAGCTAACAATGAACTGGGGATGAATCTACCAAACTACTACTACGATAACCTTCTGCATACCATTAAGCAATACCAACAATTTGGCTTAAAAAATCCCTTTATCGTCATTGATACCAATCATGATAATTCAGGGAAAAACTACTTGGAACAAATACGTATCGTCCGCCAAACCCTCATTAACCGAGCTTGGAATCAATCTATTCGTCAATACGTTCGCGGTTTTATGATTGAGTCATACTTGGAAGACGGACGACAAGATACTCCTGATATTTATGGAAAATCCATTACAGACCCTTGTTTGGGATGGGAAAAAACTGAAAGCTTGATTCGTGAAATCTACCAGACAGAATCCCAAGCACTCTAATATCCCCTTTATTTATCAAATCTTGTACGAAAAGAGGTGTTTTATGCTTATTGATGGCTACACGCGCTTGGCTGCTGTTGTCGCAACTCCCATTCGCCACTCTATCTCACCCTTTATTCACAATCAGGCTTTTCAACAAACTGGGGTAAATGGAGTTTATGTCGCATGGGATATTCCAGAAAGTGAATTGGCAGTAACAATCGACAACATTAAACGCTACAACATGTTTGGCATCAACATCTCTATGCCCTATAAACAAGCTGTTTTGCCCTACATGGATGAACTAACCGACTCTGCTCGGTTGATTGGTGCAGTTAATACCGTCATTCATCGAGATGGCAAACTGATTGGACATAATACAGATGGCATCGGTTTTTTTAGAAGTTTGTCCAATCTAACTGCTTTTCATGTCGAGCAAAAAACTCTTACTATTCTAGGGGCAGGTGGAGCTGGTTTAGCTATTATCGCACAAGCCGCCCTAAATGGAGCCAAACAAATCAATATTTTTAAACGCTCATCTTCCTTAAATCAAACCAAAGAAAAGGCAACAGAACTAATGGCCCTTACTGGAGTAGAAATTACTGTCTTTCCAATCGAAGAGACAGAGCTGTTACAGGAAAAAATTCTCCAATCTGATTTACTAATCAATGCTACCAATGTGGGAATGGATGGCTCAACAATGATTATTCCACAAGATTGTATCCTACCATCATCCATCATTGTTGCTGACATCATTTATCAGCCCTTTGAAACACCTCTACTAGCCTTTGCCCGTAGTAAGGGTATCCAAACAATCAATGGCCTGGGAATGTTGTTATTTCAAGCAGCCGAAGCCTTTGAAGCTTGGACGGGAGAAGCCATGCCAACCGATACAATTTGGAAAGCCTTAGAAGAAATAGTTCGTGGATAGAAAGCTGGTGAAGTTATGCAACTAATCGTCAATATTCCGCATCATCCTTACACACTCTTAATTGAAAGAGGGAGCCTTGCCAAAGCAGGGGAGTGGGTCAGTCAAGTCTGGCCAACACAAAAAATCACAATTATAACGGATAACCATGTGGGCTCCCTATACGCTGATACTGTCAAGACCAGTTTGGAAGAGGCTGGATTTGAAGTGCTGGTTTTTGAATTTTTGGAGGGTGAAGCCCGTAAAAACTTAGAAACTGTTCAGCTAGCCTATGAATTTCTAGTGACTAATGGCATGACCCGTAGTGATGGCATTATTGCCTTAGGCGGTGGCGTAGTTGGAGACCTAGCCGGTTTTGTAGCCGCTACTTACATGAGGGGAATTCATTTCCTTCAAATTCCAACTAGCCTAACAGCGCAAGTTGATTCTTCCATAGGGGGGAAAACAGGAGTCAATACTCCCTATGCCAAAAATATGGTTGGAGCATTTTATCAACCTGATGGCGTGCTCATCGATCCTGACACCCTACAGACATTAGGTGAACGGGAGTTAATCGAAGGCATGGGAGAAGTCATCAAATACGGTCTGATTGCAGATGTAGAATTGTGGCAGGAATTAGATGAAATGGACGGTTCTGTTGCAAGTATCCTAGAGCATGCAGAAAGTCTTATCTACCATTCTTGTAATGTAAAGCGGAAAATTGTTGTGGAAGATGAATTAGATAATGGCGTGAGGCTTTATTTAAACTTTGGCCATACCATTGGTCACGCTATTGAAGCAACGGCAGGCTATGGCGAAGCCATGCATGGGGAAGCTGTCGCTATTGGCATGGTGCAACTAGCACATGTTGCCGAACAAAAGGGCCTCATGCCAGCAGGCATCACCCAGCAAATTCGTTCCATGTGCCAGAAATTTGGACTGCCAGTTTCCCATGAACCGTGGAATCCTTCTAAACTCTATGCTGCTTTAACACATGATAAAAAAGCACGTGGTCAATCCATCAAAACAATCATTGTACCAGAAATCGGAACCGCAGCCATTCATCAAATTCCCATTGAAGAAATGAAAGAATACCTAGACAAGTAATCACAGACCATTAAATCATCCCTTGTTCACTCTTTGACTGAACAAGGGATGAATCTTTTATAGACTGAAAAAGGAATCTAGAAAGCAGATTTTCTATGAAAAAGAATAGGCTGACACATTCTGTCACTACTTCTCCTATGGTATGCCAAGAACACAAAAAAGCCCCTTGTTGGGCTTTTTTGGCTCTTTGTCAACTGTAGTGGGTAGATGAAAAGCTAACACCTAGAGAGGACCAAATTGGTCTTCTCTCGTTTTATGTTTAAAGCAATGAAAATCCGCTTTTTAAAGTTTTCAAAGTTTCGAAAGCCAAAGGCATTGCGTTTGATGACTTTGATGAGATTATTCGTCGCCTCAAGTTTGGCATTTGAGTAAGGCAATTCCATGGCGTTTAAAACCTTGTCCTTATCCTTTAGAAACGCCTTAAATACCGTCTGGAAAATAGGGTTAACAGTGGCTATTTCTTGTTCAATTAGGACAAAGAAATGATCTGAGTTCTTCTCTTGGAAATGGAATAAGAGAAGTTGATAGAGTTCATAATGTTGTCGTAACTCATCTGAGTAGGATAGGAGCTTGTCTAAGATTTCCTTATTGGTTAAGTGCATGCGAAAAGTAGGGCGATAAAACCGTTTATCACTGAGTTTACGGCTATCTTGTTGTACCAGTTTCCAGTAGCGTTTGAGCGTCTTGTATTCATGCGATTTGCGGTCAAAAGCATTCATGATTTGGGTACGGACACGGTTCATAGCACGGCTGAGATGTTGCACAACGTGGAAGCGATCAAGCACTATTTTGGCATTCGGAAAAAGCTTCTTAGCGAGGGCGTAATAGGGGCTGAACATGTCCATAGTGATGATTTTAACGCGATTTCTGACCTGTCTAGGGTATCTCAGAAAGTGATTTCGGATGACCGCCTGCGTTCTTCCATCAAGGATAGCGATGATGTTATTTGTGTCAAAATCTTGAGCGATAAAGCTCATTTTCCCTTTCTTAAAGGCATACTCATCCCAGGACATGACTTCTGGAAGCTTAGCCCACTCCGTTTCAAATTTAAACTCATTGAGTTTTCGAATAACTGTAGATGTTGAAATGGAAAGTCTGTGTGCGATATGTGTCATTGCTTGCTTTTCGATGA
Protein-coding sequences here:
- the rlmD gene encoding 23S rRNA (uracil(1939)-C(5))-methyltransferase RlmD, with the translated sequence MIQKNDVVEVEIVDLSHEGLGVAKIDGLVFFVENALPGEKIQMRVLKVTKKIGYGKVEERLTTSPDRNEAMDATYLRSGIADLGHLTYEAQLKFKTKQVKDSLYKIAGIKDIEVPLTLGMGNPVAYRNKAQVPVRRVNGQLETGFFRKNSHDLMPIEDFYIQHPEIDQVLLAVRDLLRRFDIKPYDEQEKTGLIRNVIVRRGHYSGEIMVIFVTTRPKIFRIEQLIELLVDQFPQITSIMQNINDRATNVIFGPEFRLLYGKDCITDQMLGNHFEISAPSFYQVNTEMAEQLYQTAIDFADVTPNDTVVDAYSGIGTIGLSFAKHVKKVYGVEVVPQAVENSQRNATLNGISNAHYVCDTAEKAMAKWVQEGVQATVILVDPPRKGLTESFIKASCQMNPDKIVYVSCNVATLARDVKHYEELGYKLSKIQPVDLFPQTHHVECVVLLQRSKG
- a CDS encoding ISL3 family transposase (programmed frameshift), yielding MEQLNLITNFLKMKDKNITITNECDMGTHLELHGHLDYTAPKCPSCKGQMAKYDFQKASKIPYLETAGYPLLIRLRKRRFKCKECGKIAVAETPIVKKNHQISVAVNQKIAQLLIEKQAMTHIAHRLSISTSTVIRKLNEFKFETDWGKLPEVISWDEYAFKKGKMSFIAQDFDTNNIIARTQATIRNHFLRYPRKVRNRVKIITMDMFSPYYALAKKLFPNAKIVLDRFHVVQHLSRAMNRVRTQIMNAFDRKSHEYKTLKRYWKLVQQDSRKLSDKRFYRPTFRMHLTNKEILDKLLSYSDELRQHYELYQLLLFHFQEKNSDHFFDLIEQEIATVNPIFQTVFKTFLKDKDKVLNALELPYSNAKLEATNNLIKVIKRNAFGFRKNENFKKRILIAINIKKEKTNLVLSRC
- the pheA gene encoding prephenate dehydratase, which encodes MYVAFLGPRGSFTHQVAQQAFPVDELVSYDTITEVMKAVEQGEVDYSVIPVENSIEGSVHETIDYLFHQADLQAVAEVVQPIFQQLMVTEPSKDIQVIYSHPQALAQGKKYIEEHYPQARLEATASTAYAARFVARQKNQPYAAIAPQAAAKEYDLHIVAQDIQEMSQNFTRFWILGHRTVVLPLVQGMRKCSLALTLPDNLPGALYKAMSVFAWRGIDLTKIESRPLKTALGEYFFILDVAHTQPDLLAYALDELTSLGITYKILGDYFIYQAQ
- a CDS encoding shikimate kinase translates to MPIVLLGFMGVGKTTVSQHIQRPFYDMDKIIEEKIGMPIADFFAREGEAAFRKIESETLEELLEMETDCVISTGGGVVISEKNQDLLRQNQKYNVLLTASFEVLYHRIKQDTLSQRPIFLNHSKEEFYGIYQNRMKLYEGLSDLIIHTENRSPEEIARIIECM
- a CDS encoding LCP family protein; this encodes MAKQDSNLTHHEELRLDYLQKNIHYLNDKERNELAYLQYKWETGRPLLSRKKSYIPEYEEDERVEDWEPYREEQDDFEDDFVETEDDILPPYPHRRRYFSTVRSIDIPKAKKVRKKKKGRVKRFFLVLFLVILAVLVGMGFMFVKGMASVEQRAASERFAGQSSANGVNILILGTDGRIGESSSMTRTDSIMVLNVNNRDKKVKLVSFMRDTLIDIGGNDYKLNVAYTFGEQNGNQGAENVREVLKENFDIDVKYYALVDFSTFATAIDTLFPKGVTIDAQFATVDGQPVSSVDVPDDLRMENGVVPNQTISVGLQQMDGRTLLNYARFRKDDEGDFGRTKRQQQVLAAIMTQAKDPTKLFTGAEALGKVYALTSTNIPQTFIVTNGLFATLDARNGIEQTTIPAIGDWVDEYDVYGGLGLKIDFGKYQNRLSELGLR